GGCTCTTCAAAGCCCTCGACGAGCACGCCGCTGTACGGGTCCTCGAGCGTGAAATGATAGGGCCCCCGCATGGGAAGGTCGGGGGCGAGGGCGTGTGCGGCGTCGATGAGCGCGCCAACAGCCTCGTCGTCGCCCTCCACGCACTCGAAGAAGCCGAAGTGCAGCGCGTCATGCATGCGACGCACGCCGATGCGCGCCACATCGACCCCCCCGCGACGCGCGATGAGGAAACGTCGATCGGGCGCGTCGATGCGCCCCATCATCGACCGCACGTGCAGGTCGAGGGGCGACACCCAGAGGCTCTCACGCGTCGCGTTGACCGCACGCGGCAGGGCGAGGAACCGCCCGATCTCGGCCCGGCTTCGCACCCGCGTCACCGCGAGGGTCACGCAACCCCCTCCGGACGCCCTGCGGACGCCAGTGCCCGCATGAGCGGCGACGTGGCCAGGAGCTCGGCGAAGGTCCCTCGGGCGGTGATACGACCTTCGTCGAGGAGCACGATCTCGTCACAGCGCTCCACCGTGCTCAGCCGATGGGCAATGACGATGACGGTCTTGCGCGGCGAGAGCGACTCGACGGCCTCCACGATCTCGCGCTCGACGCGGCCGTCGAGGGCACTGGTGGCTTCATCGAGCACCAGTACCTCCGGATCGTGATAGAGGGCGCGAGCGATGCCGATGCGCTGTCGCTGCCCCCCGCTGAGCGATACCCCGCGCTCCCCCAGCAGCGTGTCGTACCCCTGCGCCAGCGTCTCGATGACATCGGCCACGCGCGCCTGCTGGCATGCGCGCCGCACGGCATCGATGTCGATGTCCTCATCGTCGACGCCCAGGGCCACGTTTCGGGTCACGGTATCATCGACGATGAGCACGTCCTGGGCCACCACCCCCACGTTTCGCTGCCAGGCGTCCACCGCCGGGTCGCTGAGCGGCGCGCCATCGATCTCGACAGCGCCCGACGTGGGAGGCAGATAACCCGTGATCACGTCGGCGAGGGTCGACTTGCCGCACCCCGTCGGTCCCACGAAGGCCATGCGTGTCCCACGGGCGATCTCGAGGTCGATGGCCTCGAGGGCATCGGTTTCGCGACCCTCGTAGCGCAAGCCGACGCCCCGCAGCGCGATGGCGCGGGTCAAGGACAGGCGGACGGGGTCTTCCTCGGAACGGATGTGGGCGGCATCGAACAGCTCGGCGCGGAGGTTGTCGAGCGCGACGCGATGGTAGCCGATCTCGATGACGTTGCTGTAGACCCGCTGCAGCGCCGGCACCACCCGCCACACGGCCACGATGTACATGCACATGAGCGAGACCGCGGCCGACGGCGACCGACCGCTCCACAGCAGGAATCCGAAGATCGCAACGATGCCGCCCACAGCCACGATCTCGGTGACGTACCGCGGGACCTCGCAGATGGCGTTGTGCAGGGCGGCTGCTTCGAAGAAAGCCTGGTTTCGCGCGTCGAAGCGACGAACGAACACCTCTCGGCGCGGGCCCACGCGAGCGCCTCGGAAAACCGCTAGCGACTCTGCGGCGAGACGATGTCGCGTGGCGTCGTGATCAACGGCGCGTCTGCCGAGGGCATCGATGGTGCCGGCAAAGAGGCGATAGATGGCCAGATAGAGCACCGTCACCCCGATGGCGCTCAGCATGGCCACGCGGAAATCGATGGCCAGCAGCGCCACGCAGACCGCCACCACGGTGAGCGTCTGCGAGATCCCGCGCACGAGCGGCCTCACCACATTGTCGACCACGTTCCTCGAATCGGAGAGCGACCGACGAAGCAGCTCTGTGGTGTTGTGCGAGAAGAACCAGGAAAGGGGGCGATGCAGGTACGAGCGCAGCAGGGCCGTCGACAGTCGGCGGCTCAGGTCGGCGCAGAAGGTGAGGCAGGCGTACCACGTGTAGG
This region of Pseudomonadota bacterium genomic DNA includes:
- a CDS encoding ABC transporter ATP-binding protein — protein: MRFSMVRSVLDLLPPRSRRRLALLLALFTATALTEVSSVTSVLPLVMSATDAVGSASNPWVSVVSRVTGVTDPGAVTALLGVLFVTLYALATALTAYTWYACLTFCADLSRRLSTALLRSYLHRPLSWFFSHNTTELLRRSLSDSRNVVDNVVRPLVRGISQTLTVVAVCVALLAIDFRVAMLSAIGVTVLYLAIYRLFAGTIDALGRRAVDHDATRHRLAAESLAVFRGARVGPRREVFVRRFDARNQAFFEAAALHNAICEVPRYVTEIVAVGGIVAIFGFLLWSGRSPSAAVSLMCMYIVAVWRVVPALQRVYSNVIEIGYHRVALDNLRAELFDAAHIRSEEDPVRLSLTRAIALRGVGLRYEGRETDALEAIDLEIARGTRMAFVGPTGCGKSTLADVITGYLPPTSGAVEIDGAPLSDPAVDAWQRNVGVVAQDVLIVDDTVTRNVALGVDDEDIDIDAVRRACQQARVADVIETLAQGYDTLLGERGVSLSGGQRQRIGIARALYHDPEVLVLDEATSALDGRVEREIVEAVESLSPRKTVIVIAHRLSTVERCDEIVLLDEGRITARGTFAELLATSPLMRALASAGRPEGVA